The Setaria italica strain Yugu1 chromosome IX, Setaria_italica_v2.0, whole genome shotgun sequence genome has a window encoding:
- the LOC101761868 gene encoding uncharacterized protein LOC101761868: protein MDSSLLKATAVATVLAVLAATARAAAGSYIPTIDAADFFLWVAANAIVVVIWLLSSSSRRGRTDDDDDGSSSWAAAVDSSIYTSSSEYEAAFSDAGSSSARRAVEVPASRRRMPRDREARAAGRADRPRVRKKPAGHEVVPSARAVFAAAAREPDEDIRRNREETLAAFAATAAEPNRPGGDGADDDEDVSMDSLWESIVQRRAARPVVVRKSESWGNEELPRLKRVAETAATTARREMRKSVSAVSKASVPPPPPQPAAPSAVRQLGWRTRDVLVAITPDELLRRAESFIRRQHEHLRLQRQESEQRQLQLQRRLHAPALIRV, encoded by the coding sequence ATGGACTCCTCCCTCCTCAAGGCGACGGCGGTTGCCACGGTGTtggccgtcctcgccgccacGGCGAGGGCAGCGGCCGGCTCCTACATCCCCACAATCGACGCCGCCGACTTCTTCCTGTGGGTGGCAGCCaacgccatcgtcgtcgtcatctggctcctctcgtcctcctcccgccgTGGCAggaccgacgacgacgacgacggctccTCGTCctgggccgccgccgtggatAGCAGCATCTACACGTCCTCGTCCGAGTACGAGGCTGCTTTCTCCGACgcgggcagcagcagcgcccgtCGTGCGGTCGAAGtgccggcgtcgaggaggaggatgccccGGGACCGGGAGGCGAGGGCGGCCGGGAGAGCCGACCGCCCCCGCGTGCGCAAGAAACCGGCCGGCCATGAGGTCGTGCCGAGCGCGAGGGCGGTcttcgcggcggcggcacgcgagCCTGATGAAGACATACGCCGTAACCGCGAGGAGACGCTCGCAGCCttcgccgccacggccgccgagCCCAACAggcccggcggcgacggtgccgacgacgacgaggacgtgTCCATGGACTCGCTGTGGGAGTCCATCGtgcagcggcgcgcggcgcgtccGGTGGTCGTGCGGAAGAGCGAGTCGTGGGGCAACGAGGAGCTGCCCCGGCTGAAGCGAGTGGccgagacggcggcgacgacggcgcgccGGGAGATGCGCAAGTCCGTCTCGGCGGTCAGCAAGGCTTCggttcctccgccgccaccgcagccggcggcgccgtcggcggtgCGGCAACTGGGGTGGCGCACGCGGGACGTGCTCGTGGCGATCACGCCCGACGAGCTGCTGCGGCGCGCGGAGAGCTTCATCCGGCGGCAGCACGAGCACCTGCGCCTGCAGCGGCAGGAGTCCGAGCAGCGCCAGCttcagctccagcgccgcctccacgcTCCCGCCCTCATCCGCGTCTAG